In one window of Zhihengliuella sp. ISTPL4 DNA:
- a CDS encoding DUF72 domain-containing protein has protein sequence MSRAGGPGRVRIGVSGWRYARWRGDFYPRGLPQRRELEHIGSLFPTVELNGSFYSLQRPDSYRRWAASVPEDFVFAVKGSRYVSHMLRLRNVEQALANFFASGVLALGPRLGPILWQLPERQDFDAELLGSFLDTLPRTTAEALALARRHDERLKDRAWLEIDADRPLRYALEPRSDSFADPASLHLLQEHGTSLVIADTAGKWPRFDALTTDFVYIRLHGAQMLYHSGYTDAELREWATLIRGWADGTGAGDARPRDVYVYFDNDARGHAPHDALALSALVSASA, from the coding sequence ATGAGCCGGGCGGGCGGTCCGGGCCGGGTCCGCATCGGCGTCTCCGGGTGGCGGTACGCCCGGTGGCGCGGCGACTTCTATCCGCGCGGCCTGCCGCAGCGCCGAGAGCTCGAGCACATCGGTTCGCTGTTCCCCACGGTGGAGCTCAACGGATCGTTCTACTCCCTGCAACGGCCCGACAGCTACCGGCGGTGGGCGGCGAGCGTTCCTGAGGACTTCGTGTTCGCGGTCAAGGGCTCGCGCTACGTCAGTCACATGCTGCGGCTGCGGAACGTCGAGCAGGCGCTGGCGAACTTCTTCGCCTCGGGGGTCCTCGCCCTCGGCCCCCGCCTCGGCCCGATCCTCTGGCAGCTCCCCGAGCGGCAAGACTTCGACGCCGAACTCCTGGGGTCGTTCCTCGACACGCTCCCCCGGACGACGGCGGAGGCCCTCGCGCTCGCTCGTCGTCATGACGAGCGCCTGAAGGACAGGGCCTGGCTGGAGATCGACGCCGACCGGCCGCTTCGGTACGCCCTCGAACCGCGTTCGGACTCGTTCGCCGATCCCGCGAGCCTGCATCTCCTGCAGGAGCACGGCACCTCCCTCGTCATCGCCGACACGGCGGGGAAATGGCCGCGCTTCGACGCTCTCACGACCGACTTCGTCTACATCCGTCTCCACGGCGCGCAGATGCTCTACCACAGCGGCTACACCGACGCCGAGCTGCGCGAGTGGGCGACGCTCATCCGCGGGTGGGCCGACGGCACAGGGGCCGGCGACGCGAGACCGCGCGACGTCTACGTGTACTTCGACAACGATGCCCGCGGACACGCGCCCCACGACGCGCTTGCCCTGAGCGCGCTGGTGTCCGCGTCGGCGTGA
- a CDS encoding NADPH-dependent FMN reductase has protein sequence MTHRIGYLIGSLASDSINRILAKALVRLAPPSLELVEIPIRDLPLYNRDDELEPVAAVTVFKSAVENAEGLLLVSPEYNRSIPGALKNAIDWGSRPWGHNSFARKPTGIIGASTGAIGTAVMQSSMRSVLSFLNAPQLNAPEAYTTFRPEVFGVAGEVHDADTEKFLAHYMEEYAAFVERVLSLTAPGHVGDR, from the coding sequence ATGACCCATCGGATCGGCTACCTCATCGGCAGCCTCGCATCGGACTCGATCAACCGCATCCTCGCGAAGGCACTCGTCCGCCTCGCCCCACCGAGCCTCGAGCTCGTGGAGATCCCGATCCGCGACCTTCCGCTCTACAACCGCGACGACGAACTCGAACCCGTCGCCGCGGTCACCGTGTTCAAGAGCGCCGTGGAGAACGCAGAGGGTCTGCTCCTCGTCTCGCCGGAGTACAACCGCTCCATCCCCGGCGCGCTGAAGAACGCCATCGACTGGGGTTCGCGGCCGTGGGGGCACAACTCCTTCGCGCGGAAGCCCACCGGCATCATCGGTGCCTCGACCGGGGCGATCGGCACCGCCGTCATGCAGTCGTCGATGCGGAGCGTGCTGAGCTTCCTCAACGCGCCCCAGCTGAACGCCCCGGAGGCCTACACCACGTTCCGCCCCGAGGTGTTCGGCGTCGCCGGCGAGGTGCACGACGCCGACACCGAGAAGTTCCTGGCGCATTACATGGAGGAGTACGCGGCCTTCGTCGAGCGGGTGCTGTCGCTCACCGCGCCGGGTCACGTCGGTGATCGGTAG